Part of the Vagococcus jeotgali genome, GGTTTTTCTTCTCTGTTCACTTCAAGATTGCTTTAGTTTTTGTGCTTCTTTTAATGATTTCAGTGGAGATTATTGGAGCGATTTTTATTAGGGAATTAGAGGCTTCTACTATTCACACGTTTGAATCAAATATGACAACACAAGTAGAAACTTTAGCGACGAATTTAGGTTCAGAGATGAGTCAGCGAAATGATGAGCCAAAGGAGCAAAATACTAAACAAATACTATCAGAGTTTTCAAAAAGTGATGTCTTAGAAGCAAGACTTGTAGATGATAAGGGAATTGTGATTGCAACAAGTGACCCTAATTTACAAGGAGATATTGGAAAGAAAAATGACTATGAATTATTTAATGCCTTTAGTCAAAAAAAAGAAGAGCGAAAAGATCAGCAGACAGGTAAGCGGGTATTTGTTAATATTGAGCAAATATACTCCCCTACTGGTGATGCTGTTATTGGTTTTTTATATGTAAAAAGTGATATTGAAAGCAAGTATCAACAAGTTAGTGACATTACCTTGATCTTTTTCTATGCCTCTATGATTGCCTTAGTATTTAGTGTCATTATTGCTCTTCTTGTAGCAAGAACTATTACTAAACCAATTGGTGAGATGAAGCAACAAGCTGAGCGTGTTGCTAATGGTGATTACTCTGGTCATGTTGAGGTCTATGGGAAAGATGAGCTAGGTCAACTTGGTGAAACGTTTAATGAAGTATCTTTTAGAATTGAAGAAGCTCAAGAAACAATGGAGGCAGAAAGAAGACGGTTAGATAGTGTCTTAACCCATATGACAGATGGAGTCATTGGAACAGATAGACTGGGTAATATTATTTTAATTAATGATATGGCAACAAACGTCTTACGTACATCTACTCAAGATGTGATGAATCGCTCTATTTTAGAGGTCTTACGCTTAGATGAAAATTATACATTTAGAATGCTTTTAGAAGAGCAGAATGAGTTACTACTTGATTTTAGTGAACAGTTTGGTGAAGCTATGTTGATCCGTGCTGAGTTTTCTATGATCCGCCGGGAGTCTGGGTTTATTAGTGGGCTTGTGTGTGTGCTTCATGATGTGACAGAAAAAGAAAAAGATGAAGAAGAGCGTAGGCAATTTGTATCTAATGTTTCCCATGAATTACGCACACCATTAACAAGTATGAGAAGTTACATTGAAGCACTCATTGACGGGGCATGGCAAGACCCTGATGTGGCACCAATGTTCTTAAGAGTAACTCAGGAAGAAACTAACCGGATGATTCGTATGATTAATGATTTACTTCAACTCTCACGAATGGATGCCAATAAAATTACATTAAACACAGAACTAGTGAATTTAAATGAGTTATTTAATTATGTGTTAGACCGTTTTGATATGTTACTTAAAGATAGTGACAAACAACATAAAATCAAACGTGAATTTACAAAACGGGCTATATGGGTAGACATTGATACTGATAGAATGATTCAAGTGCTAGATAATATTTTAAATAATGCTATGAAATATTCACCAGCTGGAGGTAATATTACGTGTCGCTTACTTGAAACACATAAAAATGTGGTTCTTAGCATCTCGGATGAGGGGTTGGGGATTCCTAAACAGCAATTAGGAAAAGTATTTGACCGTTTTTATCGTGTGGATAAAGCCAGATCTAGAGAAATGGGAGGATCAGGTTTAGGTTTAGCTATTTCAAAAGAAGCTATTAAGGCCCATGGTGGTAATATTTGGGTAGAAAGTGAAGAAGGTAAAGGGTCAACATTCTTTATTTCACTTCCTTATGAGCCTTATGAGGAGGAGTTGTGGGAATGATAAAATTAGGT contains:
- the walK gene encoding cell wall metabolism sensor histidine kinase WalK, translating into MKEKRIRFFFSVHFKIALVFVLLLMISVEIIGAIFIRELEASTIHTFESNMTTQVETLATNLGSEMSQRNDEPKEQNTKQILSEFSKSDVLEARLVDDKGIVIATSDPNLQGDIGKKNDYELFNAFSQKKEERKDQQTGKRVFVNIEQIYSPTGDAVIGFLYVKSDIESKYQQVSDITLIFFYASMIALVFSVIIALLVARTITKPIGEMKQQAERVANGDYSGHVEVYGKDELGQLGETFNEVSFRIEEAQETMEAERRRLDSVLTHMTDGVIGTDRLGNIILINDMATNVLRTSTQDVMNRSILEVLRLDENYTFRMLLEEQNELLLDFSEQFGEAMLIRAEFSMIRRESGFISGLVCVLHDVTEKEKDEEERRQFVSNVSHELRTPLTSMRSYIEALIDGAWQDPDVAPMFLRVTQEETNRMIRMINDLLQLSRMDANKITLNTELVNLNELFNYVLDRFDMLLKDSDKQHKIKREFTKRAIWVDIDTDRMIQVLDNILNNAMKYSPAGGNITCRLLETHKNVVLSISDEGLGIPKQQLGKVFDRFYRVDKARSREMGGSGLGLAISKEAIKAHGGNIWVESEEGKGSTFFISLPYEPYEEELWE